GTTGTACACGCGGATCACGGCCTCCAGGTAGTTCATGAGCTGGTTCCAGGGCAGGAACTCGCGCAGCACCGGGCTAATGGTGGGCGTGCGGCCCATGCCGCCGCCCACGCGCACCTTGAAGCCCAGTTCGCCAGCGTCGTTCTTGACCAGCTGCAGGCCCACGTCGTACCAGCCCAGCGCAGCGCGGTCTTCGCGCGCGCCGTTGATGGACACCTTGAACTTGCGCGGCAGGAAGGCGAATTCAGGGTGCAGCGTGCTCCACTGGCGCAGGATTTCGGTGAAGGGGCGCGGGTCGGCGATCTCGTCGGCGGCGATGCCGGCCAGCGCATCGCTGTTGATGTTGCGGATGCAGTTGCCGCTGGTCTGGATGCCGTGCAGGTTCACGGTGGCCAGCAGGTCCATCACATCGGCCGCCTTGGACAGCGGAATCCAGTTGTACTGCACGTTGGTGCGCGTAGTGAAGTGGCCGTAGCCGTACTTCAGCTTGGTGCCGATGCGCCGGCCGTCGGCCAGCGGGATCTCGCCCAGCTTCTCCTGCGTGGCCTGGGCCTCGGCCAGCAGGGCGGGCTCGGGCTGGTCGTATTCGCGGGCCACGCGGGCCAGCACGCGAAGCTGGGCGCTGGAGAGCTCGCCATACGGCACGGCCACGCGCAGCATGGGCGCGTAGCGCTGCACGTACCAGCCGTTTTGCAGGCGCAGGGGGCGGAACTGCTCTTCGGTCAGCTTGCCGGCTTGCCAGCGTTCGAGCTGGTCGCGGAACTGCTCGGCCCGCAGGCGGATGAATTGGCGGTCAAAGTCGGTGTATTGGTACATCGTGGAGCACTCAGATCAGAATCAGTTTGAAGCCCGCCCAGGCGAGCAGCAGGGAGAGGGCCGAGCGGATGAGGCGCTCAGGGGTGCGGGTGACCAGGCGCGAGCCCAGCCAGATGCCCGGCAGCGAGCCAGCCAGCAATTGTGCAAGCAAAGGCCAGTCCACCGAGCCCAGAGAGGCATGGCCGAGGCCCGCCACCAGGGTCAGCGGAACGGCGTAGGCAATGTCGGCGCCGATGATGCGCGGCAGCGGCAGCAGGGGGTACACCAGCAGCAGCACCGTGACGCCGATGGCGCCCGCGCCCACGGAGGTGAAGGTGACCAGCGTGCCGATCACCGCGCCCAGCAGCACGGGCAGGCTCCAGTGGCGGGGGCGGGTGGCGTCGCCGGTGTGGGCCTTGCGGGCGGCGTTTTGTGCGGCCTGGCGCTGGGCAGAGAAAACAATGGCCTTGTAGAGCGTGGCGGCGGCCGTGAGCAGCAGGGCAAAACCCAGCGTGGTGGTCATGATGCGCTGGGCGGTGGCGCTGGCCGGGCCCAGGGTGTGCAGCGCCCACAGCGCCAGCAGGGCGGCTGGAATGCTGCCTGCGCACAGCTGGCCCACCACTTTCCAGGGCACCAGACGCTGGCGGGCCAGGCTGACGGTGCCGCCCATCTTGGTGAAGGCCGCAAACAGCAAATCGGTGCCCACGGCCATGTGGGGCTTGATGCCGAAGAAGAAGATCAGGATCGGCGTCATGAGCGAGCCGCCGCCCACACCAGTCAGGCCCACGATGAGCCCAACGGCAAAGCCCGCAAAAACAAACGCCAATTCATGCATGGCGGCGAATGTAGAGGGGCTTCTTATGGATGCAAACTATTGTTTTGCTCTGCCAATATGTCGATTTGTTTATAAGTAAGGATTGGCGCGGGCTGGCAGGGGGGATGCTTGAGCCGCCTGCCGTGCTGGATCTATTGCAGCCGCTCGGTGCCCAGCGCCTTGGCCAGCCGCGCATCCAGCGGCAGCGGCTCGCCCTGCAGCCGGGCTGCGAGCAGTTCGCCGCACAGCAGCGCCAGCGTCAGCCCGCGCGCGCCCATGGCCGTGCTGGCCCACAGGCCGGGCAGCTGGGCTGCATCCACCGGGCCCACGATGGGCAGGCGGTCGGGCGCTGTGCAGCGCACGGCGGCCCAGGTGCGCAGGGCGGGGGGCTCCCCTGCGGCGGGCTGTAGAGCCGGGGCGTTCAGTGCCTGGGCGAACAAGGGTTCCAGCTGGGGGGCG
Above is a window of Acidovorax sp. KKS102 DNA encoding:
- a CDS encoding sulfite exporter TauE/SafE family protein, translated to MHELAFVFAGFAVGLIVGLTGVGGGSLMTPILIFFFGIKPHMAVGTDLLFAAFTKMGGTVSLARQRLVPWKVVGQLCAGSIPAALLALWALHTLGPASATAQRIMTTTLGFALLLTAAATLYKAIVFSAQRQAAQNAARKAHTGDATRPRHWSLPVLLGAVIGTLVTFTSVGAGAIGVTVLLLVYPLLPLPRIIGADIAYAVPLTLVAGLGHASLGSVDWPLLAQLLAGSLPGIWLGSRLVTRTPERLIRSALSLLLAWAGFKLILI